The following nucleotide sequence is from Rhodothermales bacterium.
GTCGCCGGCGCCGGCGTCGTTGGTTTCGTCGTGGGCCATGAGCTTGGTCGTCTGCTTGATGAACTTGCCGTAGATCGGGTGCTTGACCTGGCGTTCGATGGCGACGGTGATCGTCTTGTCCATCTTGTCCGAGACGACGAGGCCGACGCGCTCCTTGCGGGCGTTGCGGCCCGCTTCGGCGGGGGTCTGTGCTTCGGTGTTGGGTTCCATGCTCTTCTGTCAGGATCGCTTGGTGAGCCGACACCTCACCAACTACGGGTTAGCAAATCGCGCTGTGCGGGGCGAGCAGAGGGCTAGGCTTCAGCGCTCTCTTTCTGCTTGAGGATGGTCTTGAGGCGGGCCACCTCGCGCCGCTTGCGCCGGAGCACGAGCGGGTCTTCGAGGTTGGCGATCGCGTGCTGGAACGTGAGGGTGTCCAGGTCGCGCTCCTCGTCTCGGATGCGCTGCTGGATCTCCTCGGCGGAGAGCTCGCGGACTTCTTTGGCTTTCATGGGTTCGGGATCGGGGTTCGGGGACACAGGGCGCCGCCGAAGGGTTACGCTTTGCGGGCGACGACGGGGGCGACGTAGTCCGGACGGATGACGAACTTCGTCTTCACGGGCAGCTTGTACTGCGCCAGCGCCATGGCCTCGCGGGCCAGTTCTTCGGACACGCCGGCGAGTTCGAAGAGCACGCGGCCCGGCTTCACGACGGCGACGAAGTACTCCGGCGAGCCCTTGCCCTTACCCATGCGGGTTTCGGCAGGCTTCTTCGTGATCGGCTTGTCCGGGAAGATGCGGATCCACACCTTACCGGTACGCTTGATCTTGCGCGTGATCGCGATACGGGACGCCTCGATCTGGCGGCTGGTGATCCAGCCCGGCTCGAGCGTCTTGATGGCGAAGTCGCCGAAGTTGATCCGGGCGCCGCGCTGCGCGGTCCCTTTGACGCGCCCTTTCTGCATCTTCCGATACTTGGTGCGCTTGGGCATCAACATAGCAATGGGGTCGTTTTAGTCGTTTCTATCGTCTGGAATGGGTGCAGCTGCGAAGTGGGAGCTTAGCGCCGACGGGGCCGGCGGCCACCGCCGCTCTCGCCGCCACCGCCTTCGTTCCGACCGCCTTCGCTGCGGCCACCGCGGCCGCCTCGGCCACCGCGACCACCGCCGCTGCCACCCTCACTATCGCCACGGCCGCGACGGCGGCGCTCCGGCGGAGGGGCGGACATCTGCTGCTGGCGCTGGGCCTGCACATTCGGGCTGAGGTCCGGCTTGCCGAGGATCTCGCCCCGGTAAATCCACACCTTCACACCCGTCGTGCCCTGGATCGTGAACGCCGTCGCTTCGGCGTAGTCGATGTCGGCGCGGATCGTGTGGAGCGGGACGCGGCCTTCGAGGTACTGCTCGGTCCGGCTCATCTCGGCGCCGCCGAGGCGGCCCGAGACCTTGATGCGGATGCCTTCGGCGCCCATCCGCATCGCGGCGGAGAGCGACTGCTTCATCGCGCGGCGGAACGAGACGCGGCCTTCGAGCTGCTGCGCGATGTTCTGCGCGACAAGCGAGGCGTCGACCTCGGGCCGCTTGATCTCGTTGATGTTGATCTGGATGTCCTTGTCGGTGAGCTGCTTGAGCTCCTCGCGCAGCTTCTCCACCTCGGTCCCGCCGCGGCCGATCACGACGCCGGGCCGGCTCGTGTGCAGCGTCAGGATCACCCGCTTCGGCGTCCGCTCGATAATCACGCGGCTGAGGCCGGCGCGCTTGAGGCGGGCGTCGAGGTAGCGGCGGATCTCCTCGTCTTCGACGAGCTTGTCGGCGTAGGAGCCGTCCGTGTACCAGTTGGAGTCCCAGCCGCGGATGACACCAAGGCGAAAGCCGATGGGGTTGGTCTTCTGACCCAAAACAGTATCCTCTCTTCTAGCTCTTTAAAAGGGGCGGCAGGTTACGCCTCGACCGCTTCGTCGGCGCGCGAGGCGACGACGACGGTGAGGTGGCTGTTGCGCTTCTTGATGCGGTGGGCACGCCCACGCGAGACGGGCTGGAACCGCTTGAACACCGGCGCCTCGTCCACGAAGATCTCGCTCACGACGAGCGTCTCCTCGTCCACGCGCTCGTCCTCCGCCTGGTCCAGCAGGTTGTGCACGGCCGACTGGATCGTCTTCTCGATCGGGGCCGCCGCCTTCTGGGGCAGAAAGTGCAGCATGTTGAGGGCCTCCGTGACGGCTTTGCCACGGACCTGGTCCGCGACGATGCGCATCTTGCGGGGCGAGGAGCGGATGAACCGCAGTTTTGCTCTGGCTTCCATGGGGAGGTTCTAGGTTGGAGGTCGTGGGTTGGAGGTTCACACAGAACCCCAAGCCCCTAACTCATAACCGAATTATTTGCGACGCTTGTCTACCTTCGTGCCGGCGTGGCCGCGGAACGTCCGCGTAGCCGAGAACTCGCCGAGCTTGTGGCCGACCATGTTCTCGGTGACGTACACCGGGATGAACTGCTTGCCGTTGTGCACGGCGAATGTGTGGCCGACGAACTCCGGCGTGATCATCGAGGAGCGGCTCCAGGTCTTGATGACCTTCTTCCGGCTGCTCTCGTTCATCGTGTCCACCTTGCGCTGGAGCTTGTAGTAGACGTAAGGGCCTTTCTTGAGCGAACGTGCCATGTTGGGTAGGCTTCTGGCTAGGGGCTAGCAGCAGGCTGCTAGCCGTAGCGACTATTTTTTCTGCTTGCGGCGGCGGACGATGAACTTGTTGGAGGCCTTGGCCTTCTTCCGGGTCTTGTACCCCTTGGCCGGCACCCCGGTCGGGCTCTGCGGGTGACCGCCGGACGCCTTGCCCTCGCCACCACCCATCGGGTGATCGACCGGGTTCATGGCGACGCCACGTGTCTTCGGGCGGACGCCGAGCCAGCGCTTCCGGCCGGCCTTGCCCCACTCGAGGTTCATGTGGTCGGGGTTCGAGGTCACGCCGATCGTGGCGCGACACTCAATCGGCACCATGCGGACTTCGCCCGAGGGGAGCTTGAGCGTGGCGTACTTGCCTTCGCGCGCCTGGAGCTGCGCGTTCGTGCCGGCGCTACGGGCCATCTGCGCGCCCTTACCCGGCTTCATCTCGATGGCGTGGACCGTCGTGCCGAGCGGAATCTTGCTCAGCGGGAGGCAATTGCCCGTCTCCGGCGCTGCGCCTTCCCCGTTCATCACCGTCATGCCGACGGTGAGCTTGTCGGGGGCGATGATGTAGCGCTTCTCGCCGTCGGCGTAGGCCAAGAGGGCGATGCGCGCCGTCCGGTTCGGATCGTACTCGATGGACGCAACCTTGGCGGGGATCCCGTCCTTGTTGCGCTTGAAGTCGATGATCCGGTAGCGCCGCTTGTGACCGCCGCCCTGGTGGCGGGTGGTGATCCGGCCGTTGTTGTTCCGGCCGCCCTTCCGCTTGATGGGGGCGAGCAGGCTCTTCTCCGGCTCGGACTTGGTAATCGTCTCGAAGGCGGAGACGGAGCGCTGACGCTGCCCCGGAGTCACCGGCTTGAGTTTGCGAATAGCCATGGGTTCGTGGGTTTGGGCATACGTGCCCCTCGCCGAAGCGAGAGGCTTTGCGCCCGATTGCTTAGATGCTTTCGAAGAAGTCGATCTCGCCGCTCTTGAGCGTGATGATCGCCTTTTTGTAGGAGGGCTTGCGCCCTTCCATGAGGCCGCGCTTCGTGAACTGCCGGCGGCGCTTACCGCGTACGATCATCGTCCGAACGCTCTTGACGTCGATGTCGGGGTAGCGTTCTTCGATCGCTTTGCGGATCTGGATCTTGTTCGCGTCCTTCGCCACCTTGAAGGCGTAGTGCCGCCCGTCTTCCATCAGACGGGTCATTTTCTCGGTGACGATGGGCTCGATGAGGATAGAGCGGGCCATGATCGGGCTCGGCTAAAAGTCTAGGTTACTCGGCGGCCGGGGCCGCAGCCTCGGTCGTGGCGTTCTTCCCGAGCGCGGCGGAGAGCGCAGCGAGCGCCCCCTCCTGCAGCAGGATCACCTGCGCGCTCATCAGGTCGAGCGTCGAGGCGCCGGTGGCGGGGAGAACGGTCAGCTTGGGGATGTTGCGACCGGAGCGGTAGAGGACGTCGTCGTGCGCTTCGGTGAGGAAGAGCACCTTCCGGCCGGCGAGCTCGTGGCTCTTGAGGAGGCCGGCGAGGTCGCGCGTCTTCGGCGCGTCCATCCCGAAGTCCTCGACGACACGGAGGCCGTCTTGCTGTGCCTTATACGTCAGGGCGCTGCGGCGCGCGAGCTGCTTCGTCTTGCGGTTGACGCCGACGCTATACGTGTGCGGGCGCGGGCCGAAGACGATACCGCCGCCGACACGGGTCGGGCTCTTGACGTCGCCGACGCGGGCGTTGCCCGTGCCTTTCTGCCGGTAGAGCTTGCGGGTGGAGCCGCGGACTTCGCTGCGGCCTTTCGTCTTGTGCGTGCCCTGACGGGCGTGGGCCTGCGCGGCGCGGACGTCGAGCCAGATCGCGTGGTCGTTCGGCTCGATGCCGAACACGCTCTCGTCGAGCTCGACCGTGCGGCCGGCGTCGCTGCCTTCGCGGGTATAAACGGGTAGGTTCATCGTGGGTCTCTCTTAAAGCGTTCGCTTAGGCTTTGCGGATCTCGACGAAGCTCTTCTTCGGGCCGGGCACGGCGCCCTTGACGAGGAGGAGGTTCTTGTCGGCGAAGATGCGGACGACGCGGAGGTTCTTCACCGTCACGCGGTCGCCGCCGGTGCGGCCGGCCATTTTGGTCCCCTTGAACACGCGGCTCGGGTCCGAGGCCTGGCCGATCGAGCCCGGCGCGCGCTGGCGGTTGTGCTGGCCGTGCGTGGCATCGCCGACGCCACCGAAGCCGTGGCGCTTCACGACGCCCTGGAAGCCTTTGCCCTTCGACGTGCCGACCACGTGGATCTTGTCGCCTTCGGCGAACACGTCGCCGACGGTGATCTCATCGCCGAGGGAGAGGTCGCCGATGCCGGCGTAATCCCGGAACTCGGTGACCCGCCGCTTCGGCGAGGTGTTGGCCGCCCCGAAGTGGCCCTTGAGGGCGCTCGTGGTGCTCTTCTCTGTCTTGTCGCCGAAGCCCATCTGCACGGCCGAATAGCCGTCAGTGTCTGCGGTCTTGATCTGCGTGACGACGCAGGGTCCGGTCTCGATAACGGTGCAGACGACGTTGTTGCCGTTGTCGTCGAACACGCTCGTCATGCCGATCTTTCGGCCGAGGAGTCCGCTCATTGTAATCGCTCCGATTAAGTTAAGCGTGAATGGGAATTAAGAATCGCGGCGGAACGTGATGGAGCCGCCACGGACGGCGTCGAGCACTTCCTGCGGCACAGAATCGCCGAGCAGGAAGCCTAGGGTCGCGCGCCCTTCTTCGGTGTTCTCCACCGAGAGGTCGAACGCGTCGTCGCCGCTGAAGTCGTAGTCGACGTTGGCTGCCGAGTCGAACGTGCCGTCCACGCCGAAGCGGATCTGGTCGCCGCTCTGGACGCTGTAGGTGCCGGAGGTCGTCTCGTCCACGCCGTCTTCGAGGATGTCGACCGTCTGCCCGAAGAAGTCCG
It contains:
- the rpsS gene encoding 30S ribosomal protein S19: MARSLKKGPYVYYKLQRKVDTMNESSRKKVIKTWSRSSMITPEFVGHTFAVHNGKQFIPVYVTENMVGHKLGEFSATRTFRGHAGTKVDKRRK
- the rplC gene encoding 50S ribosomal protein L3, whose product is MSGLLGRKIGMTSVFDDNGNNVVCTVIETGPCVVTQIKTADTDGYSAVQMGFGDKTEKSTTSALKGHFGAANTSPKRRVTEFRDYAGIGDLSLGDEITVGDVFAEGDKIHVVGTSKGKGFQGVVKRHGFGGVGDATHGQHNRQRAPGSIGQASDPSRVFKGTKMAGRTGGDRVTVKNLRVVRIFADKNLLLVKGAVPGPKKSFVEIRKA
- the rplW gene encoding 50S ribosomal protein L23; translation: MARSILIEPIVTEKMTRLMEDGRHYAFKVAKDANKIQIRKAIEERYPDIDVKSVRTMIVRGKRRRQFTKRGLMEGRKPSYKKAIITLKSGEIDFFESI
- the rpmC gene encoding 50S ribosomal protein L29, with translation MKAKEVRELSAEEIQQRIRDEERDLDTLTFQHAIANLEDPLVLRRKRREVARLKTILKQKESAEA
- the rplD gene encoding 50S ribosomal protein L4; protein product: MNLPVYTREGSDAGRTVELDESVFGIEPNDHAIWLDVRAAQAHARQGTHKTKGRSEVRGSTRKLYRQKGTGNARVGDVKSPTRVGGGIVFGPRPHTYSVGVNRKTKQLARRSALTYKAQQDGLRVVEDFGMDAPKTRDLAGLLKSHELAGRKVLFLTEAHDDVLYRSGRNIPKLTVLPATGASTLDLMSAQVILLQEGALAALSAALGKNATTEAAAPAAE
- the rplB gene encoding 50S ribosomal protein L2, with the translated sequence MAIRKLKPVTPGQRQRSVSAFETITKSEPEKSLLAPIKRKGGRNNNGRITTRHQGGGHKRRYRIIDFKRNKDGIPAKVASIEYDPNRTARIALLAYADGEKRYIIAPDKLTVGMTVMNGEGAAPETGNCLPLSKIPLGTTVHAIEMKPGKGAQMARSAGTNAQLQAREGKYATLKLPSGEVRMVPIECRATIGVTSNPDHMNLEWGKAGRKRWLGVRPKTRGVAMNPVDHPMGGGEGKASGGHPQSPTGVPAKGYKTRKKAKASNKFIVRRRKQKK
- the rplP gene encoding 50S ribosomal protein L16, with product MLMPKRTKYRKMQKGRVKGTAQRGARINFGDFAIKTLEPGWITSRQIEASRIAITRKIKRTGKVWIRIFPDKPITKKPAETRMGKGKGSPEYFVAVVKPGRVLFELAGVSEELAREAMALAQYKLPVKTKFVIRPDYVAPVVARKA
- the rpsQ gene encoding 30S ribosomal protein S17, with product MEPNTEAQTPAEAGRNARKERVGLVVSDKMDKTITVAIERQVKHPIYGKFIKQTTKLMAHDETNDAGAGDTVRIMEMRPMSKHKRWRLVEIIERAK
- the rplV gene encoding 50S ribosomal protein L22, which gives rise to MEARAKLRFIRSSPRKMRIVADQVRGKAVTEALNMLHFLPQKAAAPIEKTIQSAVHNLLDQAEDERVDEETLVVSEIFVDEAPVFKRFQPVSRGRAHRIKKRNSHLTVVVASRADEAVEA
- the rpsC gene encoding 30S ribosomal protein S3, with translation MGQKTNPIGFRLGVIRGWDSNWYTDGSYADKLVEDEEIRRYLDARLKRAGLSRVIIERTPKRVILTLHTSRPGVVIGRGGTEVEKLREELKQLTDKDIQININEIKRPEVDASLVAQNIAQQLEGRVSFRRAMKQSLSAAMRMGAEGIRIKVSGRLGGAEMSRTEQYLEGRVPLHTIRADIDYAEATAFTIQGTTGVKVWIYRGEILGKPDLSPNVQAQRQQQMSAPPPERRRRGRGDSEGGSGGGRGGRGGRGGRSEGGRNEGGGGESGGGRRPRRR